The following nucleotide sequence is from Aspergillus nidulans FGSC A4 chromosome I.
TTGTCCTATTTGCTCAGttttgttctgttctgccTTCGGTCGAAACAGCGTTTCTATATATTTTGCATTCGTTTTCCCTACCTCCTGAATGTCCCTTTCTTGATCAGTACATTAACGTGGTAGTAGATGTACCCCGGCGTCCTCTCGATCGACACAAACAGACTGCGCTTCTCCCTGCGTGACTGGAAGTCCATGCTTGCAATGAAGGTGCTTGCAACCCGCATTCGGGAAATACTGGCAAATGTGTTCCGCGacccgcagcagccactgTCGTATAAGCAGCGGCAGTGGATGGATATTTGGCAGGGGATTTGGCAGGCTAGGATGTAGGTCTTGCTAGAGCCAGTGCTTAGAAACCCTATAGAATAGAATTTGGAGAGGTAGATAGGATTCGGACCGTGCCTATGAGGTAAATTACCTTAACATCTAGAGAGCTTGTTGAAGCGATACATACACAATGGAACAGAGAACTATCCTATTAATATACTTGGAAAGTTCTATCTAGGTCTAGCTAGAGCATTCTACCAAACTCCATACAAACAACAGAACAGGCCTGCATTAGAACAAGCAAGGTTCACCCCCAAACATCCTCCTGCCACTTATTCCTCCTCTTTACACTCCTAACCCACTCTTCGGCATCTCTATCACTCCATCCGTCTTCCATTTCCGTCAGGAACCCGGTAACGCGcctctcaacctccctcgCCATACCCGCGCGTCCACAAATATACAGATTCCCTCTTCGGGCAACCAGGATCTCCCTCACCTCATTTTTATATTCCAAGACTCGGTCCTGCACATATGCCCTCTCGCTACGCTGTCCGTATCTCGAAAATGCTGTGACGATCCGCAACTTCCCGCCAAACGCACCCTCCATTTCGCTCAGCTCGTCTTTGTAAATGAAGTCTTCCTCCGGAGACCGGCagccgaagaagaggagcacATCGCCGACCTCGCGGCCGATTTTGAGGACTTGGCGGCGTTCTGCTATGAAGGCGCGGAAGGGGGCAAGGCCTGTCCCCGCTGCAATCAAGATCAACGGTGTTGTTTGCAGGCGCGGAAGCTTGAAGGAGGAGCGCCGAAGGTGCGCTAgtatccttcttctgccgTCAGATGAGGAGTCTGGCGTGAATGGGAGGAGTGTATTCGTGTATGTTGGTAAGGTCATGTTCTTGTGTTCTCGGGATTGCGGACTGTcggcgagagtgaggaggtaGGTTGATGTAAGGCCCTGAATCGACATGGCTGTGTTTTCCGGAAGAGGTGTGGACAGGACGAGGACCGTGAGGGAGATCTTGCGAGGACTGAcaacgctgctgctggagattGAGTAATAGCGTGGttggaggactggaagggTTTCGATGATGTATGTGAGCGGGAGGGATGTCCATCGCTGCTTGTTGGTGGAAGAGGCAGCCAAAACCCTCGCCAGCGTAAGATGATTGCGACGTGTAAAGTCAGCGTAGGCCTCCTTGCTATTTGCCAGCTCTGTCAGGAAGGTCTTTGCCTCGTTCGTCGGCGCGAAGGGGGCCAAGGTCGCGAGGATATCGCGAGGCAGTTGCGCAGTGATTTCGAGGTAGTGGCGGAGAAGGACCAGGAGGGTTGTTGGGCTGGGGACTTTCTTTGCAACGTCTTCGACGTCTGCACCTTCTATAGGGGCTATGGAGATGGGTATTTCGGATTCGTGGCTGCGGCCGAGCATGTGCAGGAGCAGCTTGACTTCCTCGTCGGGGTTGGATGGCCAGACGGCGAGGTGGTCACCGGTCTTATATACCACGCCTGGAGTGCTGGAAAtgtcgaggtcgatgtgCAGGCAGTACCTGTCCGAGATAGGCTCGAAGAGCTGTCTTATGCCCATAATGGGGATGGCCACTGGGTTTGGCGAGTGCCGTGGCTCGCCGCGGTGAAGGGCAGAGGGCTTAATGGTATCGTCCGTCGTGATGGAGATGGTAGGCTGGTAGATGAGCTCCGACTGCGTGAAGCCTAGACTCCCACGGAAGAATGCAAACAGTCTTTCTTTCCATGATATGAAGTCTTCCTGAGTAGAGCCAGTAGCATCGTTCGCTCTTGATACAGGAAGCAGTGCGTTCGCGCCATGCTCGCCAAGCACCTTCACAACGCGATCAATAACCCGGTTATAGAACTTGTAGTTCGAGTTTCCCAACCCAAAAGCAAAGTATCGCAACCCGGAAaactgcttctgcttcttctccgcgtTCCGGTCGTTACTATTCAGCCAGTTCCAGAACTCAACCGTGTTATCGGCGGGGTCTCCTTCGCCGTACGTCgagaggatgaagatcgcTAGCTTGGATGAGGGAATCTCCGCAATTGAAGCGGGGTCATAGTCACTCAGATCTGCTGTAAGGGTGTTTTGTCCAAACCGCAGGGTGATTTCCCTGGCAAGTCTGTGTGCAAAGGACTCTGCCGTCCCTGACTGAGAGCCCCAGAAGACGACAATGGGCGAGTTCGTCTCCTCCAACCTTCGGGCGATGTTCCGGGTCTGCTGTCTACTGTTTGCGGTAGTACCAATGCCGTGTTTGAGCTGAGGCCGTTCGTAAAGAAGATGTCTGTAGGGGTCTGGCTGGTCCCAGAGGATGCCCCGGGTGAGAAATGTGCCTGCGACGAGTGAAAGGAAGGTCAGGGCGATGTAGTCGATTGTGTTGGGTTGGGTCTGGAGAGTGAGAAGGGAGGCCATCTTGCTTGCCTGTACTGGCTGCCTTGATCTGGCTGTTTGACAGCCATATTTATACCGTCTGCTGCGACTCTGCGTACTGGATCGAGTGAAGTATAAGAAGGGGAATGTTTCCCCTTTAGAATGCGGGGGTAGGTATGCGGGGGAGGTAAAGGGAAATTTAGTCCGCAGTCCTCGCCACGAGATCGGCTCTTGCATACCTCTAAGTTCGCCCAGAATCAAGGACTCATTGGCTTGCAGTGGATCCAGAGGTTCTTGTCATGTTGTTCTCGATGGGTGCTGGGTGGGATCTGTGACGTCGGATGTTGGAGGCTTGGAGGATCAAACACCAGGGGCCTTGACGGCTACTGACACGGATATTCAGGGCCTCACGCCTCATACTCAATTGCCTTAAGTTACTACAACCGTAGTTCATGGCTCATTGCCTCTCTTTTCATGGATTAAGCTGACTATGAAGCTGGTGATGCGAGGTATACCTATTTGACACATATTGAGCCGGGACAATGTGCAAGTGAGATCCTGCCTCACTGGCATAGGTCTACCATGAGGGATTCATAAGGGCTTCATACTACCTCATGAGAGATTACGCACTATCATCAAGACGCTCAAATTGCAGATTGTCTTTGTATGGCCTAGGGAGTTGACAAAACAACAATATGCAGTACAAAGTGCAGAACAAAAATGCGTTAGATTTCAATTAGAAACGCTAATCATCCCTCATCAAAACATCATAAACGAAGTGCTAAAGTCTAATCTAACGAAGAAACCCCTGACGGAGAGAGAAGGCAAGACAGCTAGGCATCCCCATCCAATTGCCTCCGCCAAACTTTCACCGGCATCCCTCCCAGGATCAGATTCATTGTCTCCTCCCTCTGCAATTCCCAGTCTTTACTCGGCAACGCAAACTCATACCTCCTTACCAGCGTCGCAAGGATAACCGTCTGTTCTAGGTACGAGATATTCCTCCCAATGCAGGACCTCGCGCCCGCGCTGAACGCAACGAAATACGGTTGCAGCGccttgccttcctcgcccaACCACCGCTCAGGCTTGTACAGGTATGCTTCTGGAAAGACAGTTTCGTCCCGGTGGGCGACGTACGCGGACATGCTGACGGATGTTTTGCCCGGCACCCACTGGCCTAGGATCTCCATTCCCTCAGGGGGTGTCTCGCGCGGGAGGCCGTGGGACGTGGGTGGGAAAATGCGGAGAGATTCGTCAAGGCAGGCCCGGAGATACGGGAGGTGCTTGACCTTATCGTAGGAGGCCACCACCTCGTCTTCCGAATCGTAGACCGAATCGATTTCTTCGCGGAGGGTGGCGAGGCACTGCGGGTTGCGGAGGAGCTGATACATTAcgttggtgatggcgatggcggtAGTCACAGAGCCGGCGTTCATCATGATGTTGATTTCGGCGCAGACCTCGCCCCATTCAAGGCCTAGAGGGTGTCCCGCTTTATCCTCCATCAGGGCGGAGAAGAAgtcctccagcttttcgcCGGCCTCGTAGCGCCGTCGGCGCTGCATGGCATGATGCCAGACGATGTCTTCCCAAGTGTCACTGGATTTCTGCATCTTGGCGAAGTAAGGAATGATGTTCACCCAGCGATTGATGATCGGGTACCAGTCGTAGTtccagaggaggagagatTGTTTGCGGGCGTTAGGGTACAGGGCGTCGCGGAGGGAGGCGCGGTAGGTCGTGCCATCTTTGCGTTCGGCCGTGCACATATCGTGTCC
It contains:
- a CDS encoding NADPH cytochrome P450 oxidoreductase family protein (transcript_id=CADANIAT00007204); this encodes MASLLTLQTQPNTIDYIALTFLSLVAGTFLTRGILWDQPDPYRHLLYERPQLKHGIGTTANSRQQTRNIARRLEETNSPIVVFWGSQSGTAESFAHRLAREITLRFGQNTLTADLSDYDPASIAEIPSSKLAIFILSTYGEGDPADNTVEFWNWLNSNDRNAEKKQKQFSGLRYFAFGLGNSNYKFYNRVIDRVVKVLGEHGANALLPVSRANDATGSTQEDFISWKERLFAFFRGSLGFTQSELIYQPTISITTDDTIKPSALHRGEPRHSPNPVAIPIMGIRQLFEPISDRYCLHIDLDISSTPGVVYKTGDHLAVWPSNPDEEVKLLLHMLGRSHESEIPISIAPIEGADVEDVAKKVPSPTTLLVLLRHYLEITAQLPRDILATLAPFAPTNEAKTFLTELANSKEAYADFTRRNHLTLARVLAASSTNKQRWTSLPLTYIIETLPVLQPRYYSISSSSVVSPRKISLTVLVLSTPLPENTAMSIQGLTSTYLLTLADSPQSREHKNMTLPTYTNTLLPFTPDSSSDGRRRILAHLRRSSFKLPRLQTTPLILIAAGTGLAPFRAFIAERRQVLKIGREVGDVLLFFGCRSPEEDFIYKDELSEMEGAFGGKLRIVTAFSRYGQRSERAYVQDRVLEYKNEVREILVARRGNLYICGRAGMAREVERRVTGFLTEMEDGWSDRDAEEWVRSVKRRNKWQEDVWG
- a CDS encoding protein CYP630B2 (transcript_id=CADANIAT00007205), with product MITLTYAAITGLLVLVYFVIWPVFEYFRDPKGLRRYPNMSIFSGISAIPFMLMASRKFRSKELQELHKKHPVLRTGPNSLSYGDVRAIKDIYGHNTRCGKDPSYIVSAGSHYHLADVIDRADHSRKRKVLSSAYALKNLETWEHKVSDKIARLVKHFDSVCTAPLPAGQEEPDPADLTVDFRAWTNFFSLDAIVDIGLSEKLGFLDQGHDMCTAERKDGTTYRASLRDALYPNARKQSLLLWNYDWYPIINRWVNIIPYFAKMQKSSDTWEDIVWHHAMQRRRRYEAGEKLEDFFSALMEDKAGHPLGLEWGEVCAEINIMMNAGSVTTAIAITNVMYQLLRNPQCLATLREEIDSVYDSEDEVVASYDKVKHLPYLRACLDESLRIFPPTSHGLPRETPPEGMEILGQWVPGKTSVSMSAYVAHRDETVFPEAYLYKPERWLGEEGKALQPYFVAFSAGARSCIGRNISYLEQTVILATLVRRYEFALPSKDWELQREETMNLILGGMPVKVWRRQLDGDA